A single region of the Sorghum bicolor cultivar BTx623 chromosome 7, Sorghum_bicolor_NCBIv3, whole genome shotgun sequence genome encodes:
- the LOC8083517 gene encoding DNA polymerase epsilon subunit B yields the protein MAAPSAATRRKLQRKFRLRGFTLKVDALEEAAAFMDRFPDAEDDALDLLLDELDKEPLQSSILDRDAVRRVVALLVEAEEALDAASPAVTSARSALRVVDAFLVPRFHYDPIKKVFYEHTGRLAVHGEAGDKASLYRDRYQVLLQRLARDKYFSKPAFDTVATEDSSCEITSIQSLIGCTGRRWIMGVISQLEERQFYLEDLTGAVPIDLSNAKITSGFFVENTVIVAEGELLSNGIFQVNTCGFPPLEDREASVSLLMGLDFFGGGVIPSEEALRLSSLEKKAVNDMFVILSDVWLDNPETMEKLAVVLDGYDSVEVVPSLFVLMGNFCSRPCNLAFNSFEELRFQFGKLGEMIAARSRLKEHSRFLFVPGPDDAGPSKALPRCALPKYLIEELQKHIPNAIFVSNPCRVKFYTQEIVFFRQDLLYRMRRSCLIPPTTEETSDPFEHLVATITHQSHLCPLPLTVQPIIWNYDHCLRLYPTPHTIVLGDKSEQKAFKYTGITCFNPGSFANDSTFAAYRPCTKEVELSALEG from the exons ATGGCGGCGCCGTCGGCGGCCACGCGCAGGAAACTGCAGCGCAAGTTCCGCCTGCGAGGCTTCACCCTCAAGGTGGACGCCCTCGAGGAGGCCGCCGCCTTCATGGACCGCTTCCCCGACGCCGAGGACGACGCGCTCGACCTCCTCCTCGACGAGCTCGACAAGGAACCGC TGCAGTCGTCGATACTGGATCGGGACGCGGTCCGGCGCGTGGTGGCGCTGCTTGTCGAGGCCGAGGAGGCGCTCGATGCGGCGTCGCCAGCGGTTACAAGCGCAAGGTCTGCGCTGCGAGTGGTGGACGCGTTCCTCGTGCCGCGGTTCCACTACGACCCAATCAAGAAAGTGTTTTACGA GCACACAGGCAGATTAGCTGTCCATGGAGAAGCTGGCGATAAAGCTTCCCTTTATAGGGATAGGTATCAAGTGTTGCTTcagaggctggctcgtgataaATATTTCTCTAAGCCAGCTTTTGACACAGTTGCGACCGAAGATAGTAGTTGCGAG ATAACTTCTATACAGTCGCTAATTGGGTGCACTGGACGGAGATGGATTATGGGGGTCATTTCGCAGTTGGAGGAGCGACAGTTCTACTTGGAGGATCTTACTGGAGCAGTTCCAATTGACTTGTCAAATGCC AAAATCACGTCAGGTTTTTTCGTTGAAAATACTGTAATCGTAGCCGAAGGTGAGCTGCTTTCAAATGGCATTTTCCAG GTAAATACATGTGGATTTCCTCCGCTGGAGGACAGGGAAGCGTCAGTTTCATTGCTCATGGGTCTTGATTTCTTTGGGGGAGGTGTAATACCATCTGAAGAAGCA CTAAGATTATCATCACTGGAGAAAAAGGCTGTGAATGATATGTTTGTCATTCTTTCGGATGTTTGGCTGGACAACCCTGAG ACTATGGAGAAGTTGGCTGTTGTACTTGACGGGTATGATAGTGTGGAAGTTGTGCCTTCCCTCTTTGTTTTAATGGGCAATTTCTGCTCTCGTCCTTGCAATCTAGCGTTCAATTCATTCGAAGAACTCAG ATTTCAGTTTGGAAAGCTTGGCGAGATGATTGCAGCTCGATCTAGATTAAAGGAACATAGTCGTTTCTTATTCGTTCCTGGACCTGATGATGCAG GTCCTTCTAAAGCTCTGCCAAGGTGTGCACTTCCAAAATATCTAATTGAAGAACTTCAGAAGCACATACCAAATGCAATCTTCGTGAGCAATCCCTGCAG GGTGAAGTTTTATACACAAGAAATTGTGTTTTTCCGGCAAGATCTCCTTTACAGGATGCGGCGGTCATGTCTCATTCCACCAACAACGGAAGAAACAAGTGACCCTTTTGAACAC CTGGTAGCAACTATCACCCATCAGAGCCATCTTTGTCCATTGCCTCTTACTGTTCAACCTATCATATGGAATTATGATCATTGCCTTCGGTTGTATCCAACTCCTCACACG ATTGTATTGGGTGACAAAAGCGAGCAGAAAGCCTTCAAATACACTGGGATCACTTGCTTTAATCCAGGTTCGTTTGCTAATGACAGCACCTTCGCAGCATATCGTCCTTGCACCAAAGAGGTTGAGCTTTCTGCGTTGGAAGGCTAA
- the LOC8083518 gene encoding probable potassium transporter 4 isoform X2, with protein MATATASMDVEAGQGGNGKKGFYQDLLLAYKTLGVVFGGLVTSPLYVYPSMNLTNPTEEDYLGIYSIMFWTLTLIGVVKYICIALNADDHGEGGTFAMYSLLCQHANIGILPSKKIYTEEEQGLQVPARPVVVGRPSKLRRFIERSITAKRLLLLTAILGMCMLIGDGILTPAISVLSAIDGLRGPFPSVSKPTVEALSAGILISLFLLQKYGTSKVSFMFSPIMAAWTFTTPIIGVYSIWRYYPGIFKAMSPHYIVHFFVTNQKRGWQLLGGTVLCITGAEAMFADLGHFSKRSIQIAFLSSIYPSLVLTYAGQTAYLINHADDFGDGFYKFVPRPVYWPMFVVATLAAIVASQSLISATFSVVKQSVALDYFPRVRVVHTSGDKEGEVYSPETNYVLMLLCVGAIVGFGDGKDIGNAFGVVVILVMLITTVLLALVMLIIWGTHVLLVALYFVPFLILEGTYVSAVCTKVMKGGWLPFAISLVLALVMFTWYYGRQRKAEYEMANKVTPERLGELLAGPDVRRVPGLCFFYSNMQEEWRWLTPVLAHYIKNMRSLHRVTVFVTLRYLLVAKVDAKSRVAVRRLGPRGVYGCTIHYGYADPLDEEEGDGLAGQVVRAVREHIEREAAAADEEEVEEEAAQLEEARAAGVVHVRGKTRFHVGRDTGFFDRVLLGFYEFLHTACRSALPALGIPLQQRVEIGMLYKA; from the exons ATGGCTACTGCTACTGCCTCCATGGACGTGGAAGCTGGGCAAGGGGGAAACGGT AAGAAGGGATTCTACCAAGATCTGCTCCTTGCCTACAAGACTCTGGGCGTCGTATTCGGTGGCCTCGTCACCTCCCCTCTCTACGTTTACCCTTCCATGAACCTGACAAACCCAACCGAAGAGGACTACCTGGGAATCTACAGCATCATGTTCTGGACCCTGACACTGATCGGCGTCGTCAAGTACATCTGCATCGCCCTCAACGCCGACGACCACGGTGAAG GCGGCACATTTGCCATGTACTCCCTGCTGTGCCAGCACGCCAACATCGGCATCCTCCCGTCCAAGAAGATATACACTGAGGAGGAGCAGGGTCTGCAGGTCCCGGCTCGACCCGTCGTGGTCGGGAGGCCTAGCAAGCTGAGAAGGTTCATCGAGCGGAGCATTACGGCGAAAAGGTTGCTGCTGCTCACGGCGATCCTGGGCATGTGCATGCTCATCGGAGACGGCATCCTCACGCCGGCCATCTCGGTCCTGTCAGCAATTGACGGACTCAGAGGGCCTTTCCCGTCCGTCAGCAAAC cgaCTGTTGAGGCTCTGTCAGCAGGAATCCTGATCAGTCTGTTCCTGCTGCAAAAGTACGGCACGTCCAAGGTGAGCTTCATGTTCTCGCCGATCATGGCGGCGTGGACGTTCACCACCCCGATCATCGGCGTGTACAGCATCTGGCGCTACTACCCTGGCATCTTCAAGGCCATGTCGCCGCACTACATCGTGCACTTCTTCGTGACCAACCAGAAGCGGGGCTGGCAGCTGCTCGGCGGCACCGTGCTGTGCATCACGGGCGCCGAGGCCATGTTCGCCGACCTCGGGCACTTCAGCAAGCGTTCCATCCAGATCGCGTTCCTCTCCAGCATCTACCCGTCGCTGGTGCTCACCTACGCCGGGCAGACGGCGTACCTGATCAACCACGCCGACGACTTCGGCGACGGGTTCTACAAGTTCGTGCCGCGCCCCGTGTACTGGCCCATGTTCGTCGTCGCGACGCTGGCGGCGATCGTGGCGAGCCAGTCGCTCATCTCCGCCACCTTCTCCGTGGTCAAGCAGTCGGTGGCGCTGGACTACTTCCCGCGCGTCCGGGTGGTGCACACCTCCGGCGACAAGGAAGGGGAGGTCTACTCCCCGGAGACCAACTACGTGCTGATGCTGCTGTGCGTGGGCGCCATCGTCGGCTTCGGCGACGGCAAGGACATCGGCAACGCGTTCGGCGTGGTGGTCATCCTCGTCATGCTCATCACCACCGTCCTGCTCGCGCTCGTCATGCTCATCATCTGGGGCACGCACGTCCTGCTGGTGGCGCTCTACTTCGTGCCTTTCCTCATCCTCGAGGGCACCTACGTGAGCGCGGTGTGCACCAAGGTCATGAAGGGCGGCTGGCTGCCCTTCGCCATCTCGCTCGTCCTCGCGCTCGTCATGTTCACCTGGTACTACGGCCGGCAGCGGAAGGCGGAGTACGAGATGGCCAACAAGGTGACGCCGGAGCGGCTGGGCGAGCTGCTCGCCGGGCCCGACGTGCGCCGCGTCCCGGGGCTCTGCTTCTTCTACAGCAACATGCAGGAGGAGTGGCGGTGGCTCACGCCGGTGCTGGCGCACTACATCAAGAACATGCGGTCGCTGCACAGGGTCACCGTCTTCGTCACGCTCCGCTACCTGCTGGTGGCCAAGGTGGACGCCAAGAGCCGCGTCGCCGTCCGGCGGTTGGGTCCCCGTGGGGTGTACGGCTGCACGATCCACTACGGGTACGCCGACCCgctggacgaggaggagggggaCGGCCTCGCGGGGCAGGTGGTGCGGGCGGTGCGCGAGCACATCGagcgggaggcggcggcggcggatgagGAGGAGgtcgaggaggaggcggcgcaGCTGGAGGAGGCGCGCGCGGCCGGGGTGGTGCACGTCAGGGGCAAGACGAGGTTCCATGTGGGCAGGGACACGGGCTTCTTCGACCGCGTGCTGCTCGGCTTCTACGAGTTCCTGCACACCGCCTGCCGCTCCGCGCTGCCGGCGCTCGGCATCCCGCTGCAGCAGCGCGTCGAGATCGGCATGCTCTACAAGGCCTGA
- the LOC8083518 gene encoding probable potassium transporter 4 isoform X1, with protein MATATASMDVEAGQGGNGQKKGFYQDLLLAYKTLGVVFGGLVTSPLYVYPSMNLTNPTEEDYLGIYSIMFWTLTLIGVVKYICIALNADDHGEGGTFAMYSLLCQHANIGILPSKKIYTEEEQGLQVPARPVVVGRPSKLRRFIERSITAKRLLLLTAILGMCMLIGDGILTPAISVLSAIDGLRGPFPSVSKPTVEALSAGILISLFLLQKYGTSKVSFMFSPIMAAWTFTTPIIGVYSIWRYYPGIFKAMSPHYIVHFFVTNQKRGWQLLGGTVLCITGAEAMFADLGHFSKRSIQIAFLSSIYPSLVLTYAGQTAYLINHADDFGDGFYKFVPRPVYWPMFVVATLAAIVASQSLISATFSVVKQSVALDYFPRVRVVHTSGDKEGEVYSPETNYVLMLLCVGAIVGFGDGKDIGNAFGVVVILVMLITTVLLALVMLIIWGTHVLLVALYFVPFLILEGTYVSAVCTKVMKGGWLPFAISLVLALVMFTWYYGRQRKAEYEMANKVTPERLGELLAGPDVRRVPGLCFFYSNMQEEWRWLTPVLAHYIKNMRSLHRVTVFVTLRYLLVAKVDAKSRVAVRRLGPRGVYGCTIHYGYADPLDEEEGDGLAGQVVRAVREHIEREAAAADEEEVEEEAAQLEEARAAGVVHVRGKTRFHVGRDTGFFDRVLLGFYEFLHTACRSALPALGIPLQQRVEIGMLYKA; from the exons ATGGCTACTGCTACTGCCTCCATGGACGTGGAAGCTGGGCAAGGGGGAAACGGT CAGAAGAAGGGATTCTACCAAGATCTGCTCCTTGCCTACAAGACTCTGGGCGTCGTATTCGGTGGCCTCGTCACCTCCCCTCTCTACGTTTACCCTTCCATGAACCTGACAAACCCAACCGAAGAGGACTACCTGGGAATCTACAGCATCATGTTCTGGACCCTGACACTGATCGGCGTCGTCAAGTACATCTGCATCGCCCTCAACGCCGACGACCACGGTGAAG GCGGCACATTTGCCATGTACTCCCTGCTGTGCCAGCACGCCAACATCGGCATCCTCCCGTCCAAGAAGATATACACTGAGGAGGAGCAGGGTCTGCAGGTCCCGGCTCGACCCGTCGTGGTCGGGAGGCCTAGCAAGCTGAGAAGGTTCATCGAGCGGAGCATTACGGCGAAAAGGTTGCTGCTGCTCACGGCGATCCTGGGCATGTGCATGCTCATCGGAGACGGCATCCTCACGCCGGCCATCTCGGTCCTGTCAGCAATTGACGGACTCAGAGGGCCTTTCCCGTCCGTCAGCAAAC cgaCTGTTGAGGCTCTGTCAGCAGGAATCCTGATCAGTCTGTTCCTGCTGCAAAAGTACGGCACGTCCAAGGTGAGCTTCATGTTCTCGCCGATCATGGCGGCGTGGACGTTCACCACCCCGATCATCGGCGTGTACAGCATCTGGCGCTACTACCCTGGCATCTTCAAGGCCATGTCGCCGCACTACATCGTGCACTTCTTCGTGACCAACCAGAAGCGGGGCTGGCAGCTGCTCGGCGGCACCGTGCTGTGCATCACGGGCGCCGAGGCCATGTTCGCCGACCTCGGGCACTTCAGCAAGCGTTCCATCCAGATCGCGTTCCTCTCCAGCATCTACCCGTCGCTGGTGCTCACCTACGCCGGGCAGACGGCGTACCTGATCAACCACGCCGACGACTTCGGCGACGGGTTCTACAAGTTCGTGCCGCGCCCCGTGTACTGGCCCATGTTCGTCGTCGCGACGCTGGCGGCGATCGTGGCGAGCCAGTCGCTCATCTCCGCCACCTTCTCCGTGGTCAAGCAGTCGGTGGCGCTGGACTACTTCCCGCGCGTCCGGGTGGTGCACACCTCCGGCGACAAGGAAGGGGAGGTCTACTCCCCGGAGACCAACTACGTGCTGATGCTGCTGTGCGTGGGCGCCATCGTCGGCTTCGGCGACGGCAAGGACATCGGCAACGCGTTCGGCGTGGTGGTCATCCTCGTCATGCTCATCACCACCGTCCTGCTCGCGCTCGTCATGCTCATCATCTGGGGCACGCACGTCCTGCTGGTGGCGCTCTACTTCGTGCCTTTCCTCATCCTCGAGGGCACCTACGTGAGCGCGGTGTGCACCAAGGTCATGAAGGGCGGCTGGCTGCCCTTCGCCATCTCGCTCGTCCTCGCGCTCGTCATGTTCACCTGGTACTACGGCCGGCAGCGGAAGGCGGAGTACGAGATGGCCAACAAGGTGACGCCGGAGCGGCTGGGCGAGCTGCTCGCCGGGCCCGACGTGCGCCGCGTCCCGGGGCTCTGCTTCTTCTACAGCAACATGCAGGAGGAGTGGCGGTGGCTCACGCCGGTGCTGGCGCACTACATCAAGAACATGCGGTCGCTGCACAGGGTCACCGTCTTCGTCACGCTCCGCTACCTGCTGGTGGCCAAGGTGGACGCCAAGAGCCGCGTCGCCGTCCGGCGGTTGGGTCCCCGTGGGGTGTACGGCTGCACGATCCACTACGGGTACGCCGACCCgctggacgaggaggagggggaCGGCCTCGCGGGGCAGGTGGTGCGGGCGGTGCGCGAGCACATCGagcgggaggcggcggcggcggatgagGAGGAGgtcgaggaggaggcggcgcaGCTGGAGGAGGCGCGCGCGGCCGGGGTGGTGCACGTCAGGGGCAAGACGAGGTTCCATGTGGGCAGGGACACGGGCTTCTTCGACCGCGTGCTGCTCGGCTTCTACGAGTTCCTGCACACCGCCTGCCGCTCCGCGCTGCCGGCGCTCGGCATCCCGCTGCAGCAGCGCGTCGAGATCGGCATGCTCTACAAGGCCTGA
- the LOC8083519 gene encoding uncharacterized protein LOC8083519, which produces MQLGGNSLTVACACVLGMESPVSEASTAAATDRTMQKDAAAMPGELDELLMSLWDDSDKELAVGFSSCGALKETSATISSQYDDHSDLSSILPTTLPTSPDKTPTPAQAELSASPTSHCDVDLRTSSDTGVAQHQQQTTRANSSSKRLAPEEEGAEGGESSKRSRNKAPCSTAGTGTVAAYPFDVVRPGGADGSVTLADINRWILTPPARPVRHPVGEFACAPRVSAGNRPAPSGKTVAGFTRLRTAGRGTVTIVRTRG; this is translated from the exons ATGCAGCTTGGCGGTAACTCCTTGACTGTTGCCTGTGCATGTGTGCTAGGCATGGAGTCTCCGGTGTCCGAGGCGTCAACAGCAGCGGCCACGGACCGGACGATGCAAAAGGACGCGGCAGCGATGCCCGGGGAGCTGGATGAACTACTCATG AGCCTATGGGACGACTCGGACAAGGAGCTGGCCGTGGGCTTCAGTTCCTGCGGCGCTCTCAAGGAGACGAGTGCCACCATCTCTTCCCAAT ACGATGATCATTCCGATCTGAGCTCCATTCTGCCGACGACGTTGCCGACATCCCCGGACAAGACTCCGACGCCGGCACAAGCAGAgctctctgcgtctccgacatCGCACTGCGACGTGGACCTACGGACCAGTAGTGACACTGGTGTCGCCCAGCACCAGCAGCAAACCACTCGTGCCAACAGCTCGTCCAAGCGCTTGGCGCCGGAAG AGGAAGGAGCAGAAGGCGGCGAGAGCAGCAAGAGGAGCCGGAATAAGGCGCCGTGCTCCACCGCCGGCACCGGGACGGTGGCGGCGTACCCGTTCGACGTGGTGAGGCCCGGCGGCGCGGACGGCAGCGTGACGCTCGCCGACATCAACCGGTGGATCCTCACGCCGCCGGCCCGCCCCGTCCGGCACCCCGTGGGGGAGTTCGCGTGCGCCCCGCGCGTGTCGGCTGGCAACCGGCCGGCGCCGTCGGGCAAAACGGTGGCCGGCTTCACCAGGCTCCGCACCGCTGGCAGAGGCACGGTAACCATCGTGAGGACACGAGGGTAA